A window of Streptomyces sp. DG1A-41 contains these coding sequences:
- a CDS encoding malate dehydrogenase yields the protein MTRTPVNVTVTGAAGQIGYALLFRIASGQLLGADVPVKLRLLEITPALKAAEGTAMELDDCAFPLLQGIDITDDPNVAFDGANVGLLVGARPRTKGMERGDLLEANGGIFKPQGKAINDHAADDVKVLVVGNPANTNALIAQAAAPDVPAERFTAMTRLDHNRALTQLAKKTGSTVADIRRLTIWGNHSATQYPDIFHATVAGKNAAEVVNDEKWLAEDFIPTVAKRGAAIIEARGASSAASAANAAIDHVHTWVNGTAEGDWVSMGIPSDGSYGVPEGLISSFPVTCKDGKYEIVQGLEINEFSRARIDASVKELEEEREAVRGLGLI from the coding sequence ATGACCCGCACTCCCGTGAACGTCACCGTCACCGGCGCGGCCGGCCAGATCGGTTACGCCCTGCTCTTCCGCATCGCCTCCGGTCAGCTGCTCGGCGCGGACGTGCCGGTGAAGCTGCGCCTCCTGGAGATCACGCCGGCGCTGAAGGCGGCCGAGGGCACGGCCATGGAGCTGGACGACTGCGCGTTCCCGCTCCTCCAGGGCATCGACATCACGGACGACCCGAACGTCGCCTTCGACGGCGCGAACGTGGGCCTGCTCGTCGGCGCCCGCCCCCGCACCAAGGGCATGGAGCGCGGCGACCTGCTGGAGGCCAACGGCGGCATCTTCAAGCCGCAGGGCAAGGCCATCAACGACCACGCCGCTGACGACGTCAAGGTCCTCGTCGTCGGCAACCCGGCCAACACGAACGCGCTCATCGCGCAGGCCGCCGCGCCCGACGTACCGGCCGAGCGGTTCACCGCGATGACCCGTCTGGACCACAACCGCGCCCTGACCCAGCTCGCGAAGAAGACCGGCTCCACGGTCGCCGACATCAGGCGGCTCACCATCTGGGGCAACCACTCCGCCACCCAGTACCCGGACATCTTCCACGCCACGGTCGCCGGCAAGAACGCCGCCGAGGTCGTGAACGACGAGAAGTGGCTGGCCGAGGACTTCATCCCGACCGTCGCCAAGCGCGGCGCCGCGATCATCGAGGCCCGTGGCGCCTCGTCGGCCGCCTCCGCCGCCAACGCCGCCATCGACCACGTCCACACCTGGGTCAACGGCACCGCCGAGGGCGACTGGGTCTCCATGGGCATCCCGTCGGACGGCTCCTACGGCGTCCCGGAGGGCCTGATCTCCTCCTTCCCGGTCACCTGCAAGGACGGCAAGTACGAGATCGTCCAGGGCCTGGAGATCAACGAGTTCTCCCGCGCCCGGATCGACGCCTCCGTCAAGGAGCTCGAGGAGGAGCGCGAGGCGGTCCGCGGCCTCGGTCTCATCTGA
- the purH gene encoding bifunctional phosphoribosylaminoimidazolecarboxamide formyltransferase/IMP cyclohydrolase: protein MTAESNKRPLRRALVSVYDKTGLEELARGLHEAGVELVSTGSTAARISAAGVPVTKVEELTGFPECLDGRVKTLHPRVHAGILADLRLEDHQRQLAELGVDPFDLVVVNLYPFRETVASGATPDECVEQIDIGGPSMVRAAAKNHPSVAVVTSPARYADVLSAVQNGGFDLATRKRLAAEAFQHTAAYDVAVASWFASSYAPVDESQFPDFLGATWEREHTLRYGENPHQPAALYVSGSGGLAEAEQLHGKEMSYNNYTDTDAARRAAYDHAEPCVAIIKHANPCGIAVGSDVAEAHRKAHACDPLSAFGGVIAVNRPVSKEMAEQVAEIFTEVIVAPDYEVGALEALTKKKNIRVLRCPDGPSAPVEVKPIDGGALLQVTDRLQADGDDPANWTLATGEALDADELQQLAFAWKACRAVKSNAILLAKDGASVGVGMGQVNRVDSCKLAVERAGAERARGSYVASDAFFPFPDNIDVLGAAGVKAIVQPGGSVRDELVVEAAKKAGITMYFTGTRHFFH, encoded by the coding sequence GTGACCGCCGAGAGCAACAAGCGGCCCCTTCGCCGGGCGCTCGTCAGCGTCTACGACAAGACCGGGCTGGAGGAGCTCGCCCGCGGCCTGCACGAGGCCGGTGTGGAGCTCGTCTCCACCGGGTCCACGGCCGCCCGCATCTCCGCCGCCGGCGTCCCGGTCACCAAGGTCGAGGAGCTCACCGGCTTCCCCGAGTGCCTGGACGGCCGCGTCAAGACGCTGCACCCCAGGGTCCACGCCGGCATCCTCGCCGACCTGCGCCTGGAGGACCACCAGCGGCAGCTCGCCGAGCTGGGAGTCGATCCGTTCGACCTCGTCGTCGTCAACCTCTACCCGTTCCGCGAGACCGTCGCCTCCGGGGCCACCCCCGACGAGTGCGTCGAGCAGATCGACATCGGCGGCCCGTCGATGGTCCGGGCCGCCGCCAAGAACCACCCCTCGGTCGCGGTCGTCACCAGCCCTGCCCGCTACGCCGACGTCCTGTCCGCCGTGCAGAACGGCGGCTTCGACCTCGCCACCCGCAAGCGGCTCGCCGCCGAGGCCTTCCAGCACACGGCCGCGTACGACGTCGCCGTCGCCTCCTGGTTCGCCTCCTCCTACGCGCCCGTCGACGAGTCGCAGTTCCCCGACTTCCTCGGCGCCACCTGGGAGCGCGAGCACACCCTGCGCTACGGCGAGAACCCGCACCAGCCCGCCGCCCTGTACGTGTCCGGCAGCGGCGGCCTCGCCGAGGCCGAGCAGCTGCACGGCAAGGAGATGTCGTACAACAACTACACGGACACGGACGCCGCCCGCCGTGCCGCGTACGACCACGCCGAGCCCTGCGTCGCGATCATCAAGCACGCCAACCCCTGCGGTATCGCGGTCGGTTCGGACGTCGCCGAGGCGCACCGCAAGGCGCACGCCTGTGACCCGCTGTCGGCGTTCGGCGGCGTGATCGCGGTCAACCGCCCGGTCAGCAAGGAGATGGCCGAGCAGGTCGCGGAGATCTTCACCGAGGTCATCGTCGCGCCGGACTACGAGGTCGGCGCCCTGGAGGCCCTCACCAAGAAGAAGAACATCCGCGTGCTGCGCTGCCCCGACGGGCCCTCCGCCCCGGTCGAGGTCAAGCCGATCGACGGCGGCGCGCTGCTCCAGGTGACCGACCGGCTCCAGGCCGACGGCGACGACCCGGCCAACTGGACGCTGGCGACCGGCGAGGCGCTGGACGCCGACGAGCTCCAGCAGCTCGCCTTCGCCTGGAAGGCCTGCCGCGCGGTGAAGTCCAACGCGATCCTGCTCGCCAAGGACGGTGCCTCGGTCGGCGTCGGCATGGGGCAGGTCAACCGGGTCGACTCCTGCAAGCTGGCGGTCGAGCGGGCGGGGGCCGAGCGGGCCCGGGGGTCGTACGTCGCGTCGGACGCGTTCTTCCCGTTCCCCGACAACATCGACGTCCTGGGCGCCGCCGGCGTCAAGGCCATCGTGCAGCCCGGCGGTTCCGTCCGTGACGAGCTGGTGGTCGAGGCCGCGAAGAAGGCGGGCATCACGATGTACTTCACGGGGACGCGGCACTTCTTCCACTGA
- a CDS encoding FHA domain-containing protein has protein sequence MYSIIVVPPPTTEDERNLSQIRLAPGERLRFGRSAPDNDLRITHDGVSRRAGEITAHGAFWILSNLSREQTYVVENPEGAGEHVKVAPGRLDAPIPFEFSRIVLPAAGDLLALQVWAPRHDYLSGAGGLDGATTAPAFSLDRTKRYFAVLAALCEPRLRGAPHAPLPTVDQVADRLRSTWPAASRTSVQWNIDYLAVKLRLKPGPESADTGPRLNGKKESLVSLALRFDLVGEDDLSVLAAPSGRVTR, from the coding sequence TTGTACAGCATCATCGTGGTACCTCCGCCGACCACGGAGGACGAGCGAAACCTCAGCCAGATCAGACTGGCGCCCGGCGAACGCCTCAGGTTCGGCCGGTCCGCACCCGACAACGACCTCCGCATCACCCACGACGGAGTCTCCCGCCGGGCCGGTGAGATCACCGCGCACGGTGCCTTCTGGATCCTCAGCAACCTCAGCCGCGAACAGACCTACGTGGTGGAGAACCCGGAGGGCGCGGGCGAGCACGTCAAGGTCGCGCCCGGGCGGCTGGACGCGCCGATCCCCTTCGAGTTCTCACGGATCGTGCTGCCGGCCGCCGGCGACCTGCTGGCGCTCCAGGTGTGGGCGCCGCGCCACGACTACCTGAGCGGCGCGGGCGGCCTGGACGGCGCGACGACCGCACCGGCCTTCTCCCTCGACCGCACCAAGCGCTACTTCGCGGTCCTGGCCGCCCTGTGCGAACCGCGCCTGCGCGGTGCCCCGCACGCCCCGCTGCCCACCGTCGACCAGGTCGCCGACCGCCTGCGCTCCACCTGGCCGGCCGCGTCCCGCACGTCGGTGCAGTGGAACATCGACTACCTCGCCGTGAAACTGCGCCTCAAGCCGGGCCCGGAGAGTGCGGACACCGGCCCGCGGCTCAACGGCAAGAAGGAGTCCCTGGTCTCCCTGGCGCTCCGCTTCGACCTGGTCGGCGAGGACGACCTGAGCGTTCTGGCCGCCCCGTCGGGCCGGGTGACCCGGTGA
- a CDS encoding DUF6350 family protein, which yields MAGVIEMTARRRPPSPLLARMRDRSSGLVGALMGGAVAAGLGLASFAVLAMMLWITSPYPDSGPGGALHVAAALWLLAHGAELVRTDTLAGVPAPVGVPPLLLLALPVWLLHRAARDATDGGPADGDDGTDDGFDEGVEEGEGLTVAAGPPLVSVRTAWTGVVLGYLAVAAPAAVYAGGGALRPSWVWTGVYVPLVAVVAAGVGVWSAYGRPGGPPRRLLGVLPAWVRPLVLGPDGRPGVAARAAAAGAAVLLGGGALLVAVSLVGHGAAAQAAWLRLTEGWSGRFAVLLLCAALVPNAAVWGAAYALGPGFALGAGHVVSPLSSAPAPFLPPFPLLAAVPEAGEGRLVHWAAAGAVPMVAGVVVGWAVAKGAASAERDGTRPGGGRGVVWSPGRTARAAALAAVLCAAVLAGLAALAGGPLGVTVLARFGPVWWQVGAATLVWLVLVAVPTAVTVRAWRCRAPQADGPRIGKQRKERAEVAGKGRRLRKGTRPGRGWFTRTGVAGIAGVAGGAGSAGLTGSAGTAAAAGSTRPASGAGNAGGAGGAGTAGSAGAAGLTASAGAAGAPGGGASPHDGDTKPRTSPPTPDAPYVPYAPFDHDALYGLQDQDDTTFEPYDFLPADPAPEPYDVLPPPDSTRKPDTP from the coding sequence ATGGCGGGCGTGATCGAGATGACCGCTCGCCGACGTCCGCCGTCGCCCCTGCTCGCCCGCATGCGCGACCGTTCGTCCGGACTGGTCGGCGCCCTCATGGGGGGTGCGGTCGCGGCGGGCCTCGGACTCGCGTCGTTCGCCGTGCTGGCGATGATGCTGTGGATCACCTCTCCGTACCCCGACAGCGGGCCCGGCGGCGCGCTGCACGTGGCGGCGGCGCTGTGGCTGCTGGCCCACGGAGCCGAACTGGTCCGCACCGACACGCTCGCCGGCGTCCCGGCTCCCGTGGGCGTCCCGCCACTGCTGCTGCTCGCGCTGCCGGTGTGGCTGCTGCACCGGGCGGCGCGGGACGCCACGGACGGCGGGCCGGCGGACGGGGACGACGGCACCGACGACGGCTTCGACGAGGGCGTCGAGGAGGGCGAGGGCCTCACGGTGGCCGCCGGACCGCCGCTGGTCTCCGTGCGTACGGCGTGGACGGGCGTCGTCCTCGGCTACCTCGCCGTCGCCGCGCCCGCCGCCGTCTACGCCGGTGGCGGCGCGCTGCGGCCGTCGTGGGTGTGGACGGGGGTGTACGTGCCGCTGGTCGCCGTCGTGGCGGCGGGGGTGGGCGTGTGGTCGGCGTACGGCCGTCCGGGCGGGCCGCCGCGGCGGCTGCTGGGCGTACTGCCGGCGTGGGTACGCCCGCTGGTCCTCGGTCCGGACGGGCGCCCGGGCGTCGCCGCCCGGGCCGCGGCGGCCGGGGCCGCGGTGCTCCTCGGGGGCGGTGCGCTGCTGGTGGCGGTGTCGCTGGTGGGGCACGGCGCGGCGGCCCAGGCGGCGTGGCTGCGGCTGACGGAGGGGTGGTCGGGGCGGTTCGCGGTGCTGCTGCTGTGTGCGGCCCTGGTGCCGAACGCGGCGGTGTGGGGCGCCGCCTACGCCCTCGGCCCCGGCTTCGCGCTCGGCGCCGGCCATGTCGTCAGCCCGCTGTCCTCCGCGCCGGCTCCGTTCCTGCCGCCGTTTCCGCTGCTGGCGGCGGTGCCGGAGGCGGGGGAGGGGCGGTTGGTGCACTGGGCGGCGGCCGGGGCCGTGCCGATGGTCGCCGGGGTGGTCGTCGGCTGGGCCGTGGCGAAGGGGGCGGCCTCCGCAGAGCGTGACGGGACGCGGCCGGGCGGCGGGCGTGGTGTCGTCTGGTCGCCGGGGCGCACCGCTCGTGCCGCCGCCCTGGCGGCCGTGCTGTGCGCCGCCGTACTCGCGGGGCTCGCCGCGCTGGCGGGCGGGCCGCTCGGAGTCACCGTCCTGGCCCGGTTCGGGCCGGTGTGGTGGCAGGTGGGTGCGGCGACACTGGTCTGGCTGGTGCTGGTGGCCGTCCCGACGGCGGTGACCGTACGGGCCTGGCGGTGCCGGGCGCCGCAGGCGGACGGGCCGAGAATCGGCAAGCAGCGGAAGGAACGGGCCGAGGTCGCCGGAAAGGGCAGGCGACTGCGGAAGGGCACGCGCCCCGGCCGGGGCTGGTTCACGCGCACCGGAGTCGCCGGGATCGCCGGAGTCGCCGGGGGTGCGGGGAGCGCCGGCCTCACCGGAAGCGCCGGGACCGCTGCCGCCGCCGGAAGTACCAGGCCCGCCAGTGGCGCCGGAAACGCCGGGGGCGCCGGAGGTGCTGGGACCGCCGGAAGCGCTGGCGCCGCCGGGCTCACCGCAAGCGCTGGAGCCGCCGGAGCCCCCGGAGGCGGTGCCTCCCCGCACGACGGTGATACAAAGCCGAGGACCTCACCCCCCACACCGGACGCCCCCTACGTCCCCTACGCGCCCTTCGACCACGACGCCCTGTACGGCCTCCAGGACCAGGACGACACCACATTCGAACCGTACGACTTCCTGCCGGCCGACCCGGCCCCCGAGCCCTACGACGTCCTGCCTCCGCCTGACTCCACGCGAAAGCCGGACACCCCGTGA
- a CDS encoding protein kinase yields MTEPYAVAVPKGYRVGVWEVREPIATGAFGSVYAARRTGESTELPRTAALKFLPTGTATPRRLTHLRELIEREVELYRRLKQPRLVRMYETLTVDDPDRPELDGATVLVLERAKGSLSALLTTTPRPEAGPALLAQICEGLAQLHGAGWVHGDLKPANVLLMDDGSVRLADFNMAAELEGTHAYTPAFSTPDYTPPELLWTEIGERGRRIRPSADVWAFGVLAHLVLTDSFPLPGATPTARRDAAAAYVRGSEELRLSPELPDDWRQIISACLTRTHQDRVSGEALLGRVRGATGTGRRSFRLPRLRRARRRFRRTAVLAAGAAVAALGYGVATWADPGDDGGSKAAESRKVTPATYGASELRTDKHVPVAYRRLIVDSAHDCVQPEITPALIAAMLKVESDFDPDLSEPDAGKEGEYGIARWTPSILRWWIRADGVPAKETPRPPLTPSESIPAMARYLCFAEPRLEAGLSGDRRVLVAAAYRTSYKTVNDAGGVPPKYRDYAARIAHYLKEYAPPGKK; encoded by the coding sequence GTGACCGAGCCCTACGCCGTCGCGGTGCCGAAGGGCTACCGGGTCGGCGTCTGGGAGGTGCGCGAACCCATCGCGACCGGCGCCTTCGGCAGTGTGTACGCGGCCCGGCGCACCGGGGAGAGCACGGAACTGCCGCGAACGGCCGCCCTGAAGTTCCTTCCCACCGGCACGGCCACGCCCCGCCGGCTGACGCATCTGCGCGAGCTGATCGAGCGGGAGGTCGAGCTGTACCGGCGGCTGAAGCAGCCGCGGCTGGTGCGGATGTACGAGACGCTGACGGTCGACGACCCGGACCGCCCGGAGCTGGACGGCGCCACCGTCCTCGTCCTGGAGCGGGCCAAGGGCTCCCTGTCCGCCCTGCTCACCACCACGCCCCGGCCCGAGGCAGGTCCCGCGCTGCTCGCGCAGATCTGCGAGGGCCTGGCCCAGCTGCACGGCGCCGGCTGGGTGCACGGCGACCTGAAGCCGGCCAACGTGCTGCTGATGGACGACGGTTCGGTCCGCCTCGCCGACTTCAACATGGCCGCCGAGCTGGAGGGCACCCACGCCTACACCCCGGCGTTCTCCACCCCCGACTACACCCCGCCCGAGCTCCTGTGGACCGAGATCGGCGAACGGGGCCGCAGGATCCGCCCGTCCGCCGACGTGTGGGCCTTCGGCGTCCTCGCGCACCTCGTCCTGACCGACTCCTTCCCGCTGCCCGGCGCGACCCCGACGGCCCGTCGCGACGCGGCCGCCGCCTATGTCCGCGGCTCCGAGGAGCTGCGTCTGTCGCCCGAACTGCCCGACGACTGGCGGCAGATCATCTCCGCCTGCCTGACCCGCACCCACCAGGACCGCGTCTCCGGCGAGGCCCTGCTCGGCCGCGTCCGGGGGGCCACCGGCACCGGCCGCCGCTCCTTCCGCCTGCCCCGCCTGCGCCGGGCCCGCCGCCGCTTCCGCCGTACGGCGGTCCTGGCGGCCGGTGCCGCCGTCGCCGCCCTCGGCTACGGCGTCGCCACCTGGGCCGATCCCGGCGACGACGGTGGGAGCAAGGCCGCCGAGTCCCGCAAGGTGACACCCGCCACCTACGGCGCCTCCGAACTCCGCACCGACAAGCACGTCCCGGTGGCCTACCGACGGCTCATCGTCGACTCGGCCCACGACTGCGTCCAGCCGGAGATCACCCCGGCGCTCATCGCCGCGATGCTGAAGGTGGAGAGCGACTTCGACCCCGATCTCTCCGAACCGGACGCGGGCAAGGAGGGCGAGTACGGCATCGCCCGCTGGACGCCGAGCATCCTGCGCTGGTGGATCCGCGCCGACGGCGTCCCCGCGAAGGAGACCCCCAGGCCGCCGCTCACGCCCTCCGAGTCCATCCCGGCCATGGCCCGCTATCTGTGCTTCGCCGAACCCCGCCTGGAGGCGGGGCTGAGCGGCGACCGCCGGGTGCTGGTCGCCGCCGCGTACCGGACGTCGTACAAGACGGTGAACGACGCAGGCGGCGTTCCCCCGAAGTACCGCGACTACGCCGCCCGCATTGCCCACTACCTCAAGGAGTACGCCCCGCCCGGCAAGAAGTGA
- a CDS encoding DUF3017 domain-containing protein, with protein sequence MARSGDTDPGVVREEDGDITVRDPVSAPDAEGRPRRVTRRFPLFTKDTARPEGGGRAASGDAFAPARQWPVLAVLGLVGLGLLVTALGEFRLGTLLIGSALLSGGVLRWLLPDVGMLAVRSRFTDIVTYGTMGLAIVLLAMMAQPNPWLQIPFLKDTLHFTVTSE encoded by the coding sequence ATTGCGCGCAGCGGTGATACCGACCCGGGGGTGGTGCGGGAGGAGGACGGCGATATCACCGTGCGGGACCCCGTCAGCGCGCCCGATGCCGAGGGGCGGCCGCGGCGGGTCACCCGGCGGTTTCCGTTGTTCACCAAGGACACGGCGCGGCCCGAGGGCGGTGGCCGGGCCGCGTCCGGGGACGCGTTCGCGCCGGCGCGGCAGTGGCCCGTCCTCGCCGTGCTGGGGCTGGTCGGACTCGGCCTGCTGGTGACCGCGCTCGGGGAGTTCCGGCTCGGGACGCTGCTGATCGGCAGCGCCCTGCTGAGCGGTGGCGTGCTGCGCTGGCTGCTGCCGGACGTCGGCATGCTCGCCGTCCGCTCCCGGTTCACGGACATCGTCACGTACGGCACCATGGGCCTGGCGATCGTCCTGCTGGCGATGATGGCGCAGCCGAATCCCTGGCTCCAGATCCCGTTCCTGAAGGACACACTGCACTTCACGGTCACCAGCGAGTGA
- a CDS encoding DUF2690 domain-containing protein, giving the protein MPDELDPQIREFTSQLRRLVDRSGLSIASVADRTGYSKTSWERYLNGRLLAPKGAIVALAEVTGTNPVHLTTMWELAERAWSRSEMRHDMTMEAIRISQARAALGEFGGQDFGSSSAGSKGDGTSASDGKTASAGGGRTARRSGSATVTPGIAGPAGVAPTVPPQPTAPEVQDSTGSGATGVNSWGVASGYQGRGRTGGTGTGSTPGSGPGTARTPGAGAGAYGAPPQDAVPAGAGGAGGSGGSAGSGGKRRTATFLAGVVGVLVVIAGAFHLTGGGGDDEAKGGTKSPSPTASTNPELPPGVKCSGDSCTGKDAESMGCSGDLVTTAQTATVGTTVVEVRYSETCKAAWGRITQAAQGDEVQISAGKAKQSGSITVAGDTIAYTPMVSVKNATTARACAALASGRQGCTE; this is encoded by the coding sequence TTGCCGGATGAGCTCGATCCGCAGATCAGGGAGTTCACCAGCCAGCTGCGCAGGCTCGTGGACCGCAGTGGTCTGAGCATCGCGTCGGTGGCGGACCGCACGGGCTACAGCAAGACGTCGTGGGAGCGTTATCTGAACGGCCGGCTGCTCGCGCCCAAGGGCGCGATCGTGGCGCTGGCCGAGGTCACCGGGACCAATCCGGTGCATCTGACCACCATGTGGGAGCTCGCCGAGCGTGCCTGGAGCCGCTCGGAGATGCGGCACGACATGACGATGGAGGCCATCCGGATCTCCCAGGCGCGCGCCGCGCTCGGGGAGTTCGGCGGGCAGGACTTCGGGAGCTCCTCGGCCGGTTCCAAGGGGGATGGCACGTCGGCCTCCGACGGCAAGACGGCCTCCGCGGGCGGCGGCCGGACGGCCCGCAGAAGCGGCAGCGCCACGGTCACGCCGGGGATCGCGGGCCCGGCGGGCGTCGCCCCGACCGTGCCGCCGCAGCCGACGGCCCCCGAGGTGCAGGATTCCACCGGCAGCGGTGCGACCGGGGTCAACTCGTGGGGAGTGGCGTCCGGGTACCAGGGCCGCGGCCGTACGGGCGGCACGGGAACCGGCTCCACGCCGGGTTCGGGCCCCGGAACCGCCCGCACACCGGGCGCCGGGGCGGGCGCGTACGGTGCGCCGCCGCAGGACGCGGTCCCGGCGGGCGCCGGTGGTGCCGGGGGCTCTGGCGGCTCTGCGGGTTCTGGCGGCAAGCGGCGGACCGCGACGTTCCTCGCGGGTGTCGTGGGCGTGCTCGTGGTGATCGCCGGCGCGTTCCACCTCACCGGTGGCGGTGGCGACGACGAGGCCAAGGGCGGCACCAAGTCGCCCTCGCCGACCGCCAGCACGAACCCGGAACTGCCGCCCGGCGTGAAGTGCAGCGGCGACAGCTGCACCGGCAAGGACGCGGAGAGCATGGGGTGCAGTGGTGACCTGGTGACCACGGCCCAGACCGCGACCGTCGGCACGACCGTCGTCGAGGTCCGCTACAGCGAGACCTGCAAGGCCGCCTGGGGCCGTATCACCCAGGCGGCCCAGGGCGACGAGGTCCAGATCAGCGCGGGCAAGGCGAAGCAGTCCGGCAGCATCACCGTCGCCGGCGACACCATCGCGTACACCCCGATGGTCTCCGTGAAGAACGCCACCACCGCCAGGGCCTGCGCAGCCCTGGCATCCGGCCGGCAGGGCTGCACGGAGTAG
- a CDS encoding bifunctional methylenetetrahydrofolate dehydrogenase/methenyltetrahydrofolate cyclohydrolase, whose product MTAQILDGKATAAAIKSDLTARVAALKEKGVTPGLGTILVGDDPGSQKYVAGKHRDCAQVGIASIQRQLPATATQEEIEAVVRELNEDPACTGYIVQLPLPKGIDENRILELMDPDKDADGLHPMNLGRLVLNEPAPLPCTPNGVLTLLRRYGVEIKGAEVVVVGRGVTIGRPMPLLLTRRSENATVTQCHTGTRDLSAHLKRADIIVAAAGSAHLIRAEDVKPGAAVLDVGVSRSAEGKIVGDVHPDVAEVAGWISPNPGGVGPMTRAQLLVNVVEAAERSAG is encoded by the coding sequence ATGACCGCCCAGATTCTCGATGGCAAGGCCACCGCAGCCGCGATCAAGTCCGATCTGACCGCCCGCGTGGCGGCGCTGAAGGAGAAGGGCGTCACGCCCGGCCTCGGCACGATCCTGGTCGGGGACGACCCCGGCAGCCAGAAGTACGTCGCCGGCAAGCACCGTGACTGCGCGCAGGTCGGCATCGCCTCCATCCAGCGCCAGCTGCCGGCCACGGCGACGCAGGAGGAGATCGAGGCGGTCGTCCGCGAGCTGAACGAGGACCCGGCCTGCACGGGTTACATCGTGCAACTGCCGCTGCCCAAGGGCATCGACGAGAACCGCATCCTCGAACTGATGGACCCGGACAAGGACGCGGACGGCCTGCACCCGATGAACCTCGGCCGTCTCGTCCTGAACGAGCCGGCCCCGCTGCCCTGCACCCCCAACGGCGTGCTGACCCTGCTGCGCCGCTACGGCGTGGAGATCAAGGGCGCGGAGGTCGTGGTGGTCGGCCGGGGTGTGACCATCGGCCGCCCGATGCCGCTGCTGCTGACCCGGCGCAGCGAGAACGCGACCGTGACCCAGTGCCACACCGGCACGCGTGACCTGTCGGCGCACCTCAAGCGCGCGGACATCATCGTCGCCGCGGCCGGTTCCGCCCATCTGATCCGCGCCGAGGACGTCAAGCCGGGCGCGGCCGTCCTCGACGTCGGCGTCTCCCGCAGCGCCGAGGGCAAGATCGTGGGCGACGTCCACCCCGACGTGGCCGAGGTCGCCGGCTGGATCTCCCCGAACCCCGGCGGAGTCGGCCCGATGACCCGCGCCCAGCTGCTCGTCAACGTGGTCGAGGCGGCGGAGCGCAGTGCCGGCTGA
- the purN gene encoding phosphoribosylglycinamide formyltransferase, giving the protein MAAKPVAQRAKRLVVLVSGSGTNLQALLDEIAAVGAQAYGAEVVAVGADREGIEGLARAERAGLPTFVCKVKEYGSREEWDAALAEDVAAFEPDLVVSAGFMKIVGKEFLARFGGRFVNTHPALLPSFPGAHGVRDALAYGAKVTGCTVHFVDDGVDTGPIIAQGVVEVRDEDDESALHERIKEVERRLLVEVVGRLARNGYRIEGRKVVIQ; this is encoded by the coding sequence GTGGCCGCCAAGCCCGTGGCCCAGCGCGCCAAGCGCCTCGTCGTGCTGGTCTCCGGATCCGGCACCAACCTTCAGGCGCTGCTCGACGAGATCGCCGCCGTCGGCGCGCAGGCGTACGGGGCCGAGGTCGTGGCCGTCGGCGCCGACCGTGAGGGCATCGAGGGGCTCGCGCGGGCCGAGCGCGCCGGGCTGCCGACCTTCGTGTGCAAGGTCAAGGAGTACGGCAGCCGCGAGGAGTGGGACGCCGCCCTCGCCGAGGACGTCGCCGCCTTCGAACCCGACCTCGTCGTCTCCGCCGGGTTCATGAAGATCGTCGGCAAGGAGTTCCTCGCGCGGTTCGGCGGGCGGTTCGTCAACACGCACCCCGCCCTGCTGCCCAGTTTCCCGGGGGCCCACGGCGTGCGGGACGCGCTCGCGTACGGCGCCAAGGTCACCGGCTGCACCGTCCACTTCGTCGACGACGGCGTCGACACCGGACCGATCATCGCCCAGGGCGTGGTCGAGGTCCGGGACGAGGACGACGAGAGCGCTCTGCACGAGCGCATCAAGGAAGTCGAGCGAAGGCTGCTCGTCGAGGTCGTGGGGCGGCTCGCCCGCAACGGCTATCGCATTGAGGGACGAAAGGTAGTTATCCAGTGA